In a genomic window of Chryseobacterium sp. G0162:
- a CDS encoding LytR/AlgR family response regulator transcription factor — translation MYKTIIIEDEYHLREALSIMLEMIAPDKIQIIGYAESADEAAKLINRLQPDLVFMDIMLKNGTGFEVLQQISYRKFHLIFTTAYEEYAIRAFKFSALDYLLKPIDAEELEIAINRISGIKERFLEEQQVHELSHNMHRTPQRIILPTQEAMHVVKINQIMHCETSGSYTTFYLNDGKKIMISKPLKNYESILLPPDFFRVHQSFLINTNYIVSYSREGMVEMENGASIPISRAKKEAFFKLMKEE, via the coding sequence ATGTACAAAACAATAATCATAGAAGACGAATATCACTTACGGGAAGCTTTGTCCATTATGTTGGAAATGATTGCTCCGGATAAAATCCAGATCATAGGCTATGCTGAAAGTGCTGATGAAGCAGCAAAACTTATTAACAGGCTACAGCCTGATCTTGTTTTTATGGATATTATGTTAAAAAATGGAACAGGATTCGAGGTACTTCAACAAATTTCTTACCGGAAATTTCATTTGATTTTTACAACGGCTTATGAAGAATACGCTATTCGGGCATTCAAATTCAGCGCTTTGGATTATTTACTAAAACCTATTGATGCTGAGGAACTTGAAATAGCAATTAACAGAATTTCAGGAATAAAGGAACGTTTTCTTGAAGAACAACAGGTACATGAACTCAGTCATAATATGCACAGAACTCCCCAAAGAATCATCCTCCCTACCCAGGAAGCAATGCATGTGGTAAAGATCAACCAGATTATGCATTGTGAAACTTCCGGTTCCTATACTACTTTCTACCTAAATGATGGAAAGAAAATCATGATTTCCAAACCTCTTAAAAACTATGAAAGCATTCTCCTCCCACCTGATTTTTTCCGGGTACATCAGTCTTTCCTAATTAATACCAATTATATTGTAAGTTATTCCAGAGAAGGGATGGTTGAAATGGAAAACGGAGCCAGTATTCCGATATCAAGGGCAAAGAAAGAAGCTTTTTTTAAACTGATGAAGGAAGAATAA
- a CDS encoding sensor histidine kinase, translating into MIKKNDITQLLFCFIFCWISCGSIKAQQVSSAEHAASEGYSKRFTDSSASLKMQMAALQVSQKTGNKEDEAICSAYLALTHKRLLHLKEFTKYTERSYDIAKSLKSDRAKAFANAAMGYLKSYTDDKSQALTYFLKAYALFNTMQSYDQSAKLGADISYLFSPDSPEKVKKYADEGLSFAEKSGNPESILHARLAVGNYLSDLIVSGNTGRWQDAILFFKQTIAFIEKNEAKIDSKSNIGIAYINLAALYMNGPKPIDENSFLSALEKALLIGKQYGIKSVYRSSMGLRGQYYVSKGEYRTAEHLFKEGITYQQTLPYKDNYLLAAFYECLKNIAAEEKDYKAYLEYDTFFIKYNKLKYDESTQQILQNADAKYESEKKIARIQQLEQENKLQKKNQLLGYGISAVLLVGLVFMYRSYYFRQRYHQKREDFLQQQQTNNELKMELLEKETLESLAEKLSLERRLLQSQMDPHFIFNALGNIQGMILRKDTDLAVLYLGKFAKLSRRVLEQSRMETITLEEEIHTLENYIELQQLRLNRSFDYQIQCEESVDQQLHIPPLLIQPFVENAIEHGLKPLEAFQKGVLFINFEEKPEENLLICTIRDNGIGLTASRKQKTDDSHRSLSTKITDERLLLMLKDNSRAKLEVREMTIDKDGQQGCMVTLFIPIL; encoded by the coding sequence ATGATCAAAAAAAACGACATAACCCAACTTCTATTTTGCTTTATATTTTGCTGGATTTCCTGTGGCTCCATAAAAGCTCAGCAAGTATCTTCTGCCGAACATGCAGCCAGTGAAGGATATTCCAAAAGGTTTACTGACTCGTCAGCAAGTCTCAAAATGCAGATGGCAGCTCTTCAAGTTTCTCAAAAAACAGGAAATAAAGAAGATGAAGCGATTTGTAGTGCGTATCTTGCCCTAACCCATAAACGTCTTCTTCATCTCAAGGAATTCACAAAATACACAGAAAGGTCCTATGACATTGCCAAGTCTTTAAAAAGTGATCGTGCAAAAGCTTTTGCTAATGCTGCGATGGGATATCTCAAATCATATACTGATGATAAGTCACAGGCTCTTACTTATTTTTTGAAAGCTTATGCTTTATTTAATACAATGCAGAGCTACGACCAATCTGCTAAACTCGGTGCGGATATCTCTTACCTCTTTTCACCAGATTCTCCTGAAAAAGTTAAAAAATATGCTGATGAAGGACTTTCATTCGCGGAAAAATCTGGGAATCCTGAAAGTATTCTTCATGCAAGACTGGCGGTAGGAAATTATCTTTCTGATCTCATTGTTTCAGGAAACACCGGTCGTTGGCAGGATGCCATTTTGTTTTTTAAACAAACCATTGCTTTTATAGAAAAAAATGAAGCCAAAATAGATAGTAAAAGTAATATCGGAATTGCCTATATCAACCTTGCTGCTTTATATATGAATGGGCCTAAGCCAATTGATGAAAATTCATTTTTATCTGCATTGGAAAAAGCTTTACTTATTGGGAAACAGTATGGTATCAAAAGCGTATACCGAAGTTCTATGGGGTTACGCGGACAGTATTATGTATCAAAAGGAGAATACAGAACCGCAGAACATCTTTTTAAAGAAGGAATTACCTATCAACAGACTCTGCCCTACAAAGACAATTATCTTTTGGCAGCATTTTATGAATGTCTGAAAAATATTGCAGCAGAAGAAAAAGACTATAAAGCCTATCTTGAATACGATACATTTTTTATCAAATATAATAAACTAAAGTATGACGAATCAACTCAGCAGATCCTTCAGAATGCTGATGCCAAATATGAATCAGAAAAGAAAATAGCTCGTATTCAGCAACTGGAGCAGGAAAATAAACTTCAGAAAAAAAATCAGTTATTAGGATATGGAATTTCCGCAGTGTTACTTGTGGGACTTGTCTTTATGTATCGGTCTTACTATTTCCGACAGCGTTATCATCAGAAAAGAGAAGATTTCCTTCAACAACAACAAACCAATAATGAACTTAAAATGGAACTTTTGGAAAAGGAAACATTGGAAAGCTTAGCGGAAAAACTATCTCTTGAAAGAAGACTGTTACAATCTCAGATGGATCCGCATTTTATCTTTAATGCATTAGGAAATATCCAGGGAATGATTCTCAGAAAAGATACAGATCTTGCAGTATTGTATCTTGGAAAATTTGCCAAACTCAGTCGAAGAGTACTAGAACAATCCCGCATGGAAACGATTACTCTTGAAGAAGAAATACATACGTTGGAAAACTATATTGAACTTCAGCAGCTTCGTTTAAATCGAAGTTTTGATTACCAAATACAATGTGAAGAATCTGTAGATCAGCAGCTTCATATTCCTCCACTTTTAATACAGCCATTCGTTGAAAACGCCATTGAGCATGGATTAAAACCTTTAGAAGCCTTCCAAAAAGGAGTATTATTCATTAATTTTGAAGAAAAGCCGGAAGAAAACCTTCTCATTTGTACAATCAGGGATAATGGAATCGGACTTACCGCTTCCAGAAAGCAGAAAACAGATGATTCTCATCGTTCTCTTTCGACTAAGATTACGGATGAGAGATTGCTTCTTATGCTTAAAGATAATTCAAGGGCAAAACTTGAAGTAAGGGAAATGACCATTGATAAAGATGGTCAGCAAGGCTGCATGGTAACATTATTTATTCCAATATTATAA
- a CDS encoding tetratricopeptide repeat protein, which yields MNTLHQEAIEAFRQKNYAVAAKNWIKGHALPDDREELKEIYLWANSLNETSPDSDLCAILGLIALDHYEIFTSNREKALIQCVEWSKQGISISPNHPWCHRHAGSAFYWMDQWEEAVPYYEKAMSLVPSPTLQVRLFMINNKENVNPDFLLLDVNPETSEAMEAYNAGVEINRILNQNPQISEFEKERLTQLKRDCYTVAYRLYHKTLVERNGDSYNEDPHTFAMCCNNLAAELISQEKYDEAIAVTTEGMKFSYFMYILQNRFNAYLEAGYLKEAIADGEQFMEDFINDMDSVTYFNSIDQLCYSYMELKDDTSAMEWINAGLESYHELDTTDPLLTHPEIVRCFTNFYIHKSKIEEQTGIQPDPAMASKEADRILEEMPDNPSILISRSNIFLEEENYAKALECLQYAIHFASEQNKIRSAQVALYNMGYIQVAKLRDEATAFESFEQSIALGNEDFWCCYWAVHCGYHLQENEKTVEYALLALQALPQQDGVTAEIIAEIYEHLGTAQLDLAQYSEAAENLKLSLQYNHSPIAEENLKTAEAENKRNYSGGFFKKIFGK from the coding sequence GTGAATACATTACATCAGGAAGCCATTGAAGCATTCCGTCAGAAAAACTATGCTGTTGCTGCTAAAAACTGGATCAAAGGGCATGCTCTTCCGGATGATAGAGAAGAGCTTAAGGAAATCTACCTCTGGGCTAATTCTTTAAATGAAACTTCTCCGGATTCTGATCTTTGCGCCATATTAGGACTCATTGCTCTGGATCATTACGAAATATTTACGAGTAACCGTGAAAAAGCTCTTATTCAGTGTGTAGAATGGAGCAAACAGGGAATCAGTATCAGTCCGAATCACCCTTGGTGCCATCGTCATGCCGGTTCTGCTTTCTATTGGATGGATCAATGGGAGGAAGCAGTTCCTTATTATGAAAAAGCAATGTCTTTGGTACCATCTCCAACTTTACAGGTGAGACTGTTTATGATTAATAATAAAGAAAATGTTAATCCTGATTTTCTGTTGCTGGATGTAAATCCCGAAACTTCCGAAGCCATGGAGGCCTATAACGCTGGTGTTGAAATTAATAGAATTCTCAACCAAAACCCTCAAATATCTGAATTTGAAAAGGAGAGACTTACCCAATTGAAAAGAGACTGTTATACTGTAGCTTATCGTCTTTATCATAAAACGTTGGTTGAAAGAAACGGAGATTCCTATAATGAAGATCCTCATACCTTTGCGATGTGCTGTAATAATTTAGCCGCAGAGCTTATCAGCCAGGAAAAATATGATGAAGCTATTGCTGTCACTACGGAAGGGATGAAATTCAGTTATTTCATGTACATTCTCCAGAATAGATTTAATGCGTACTTAGAAGCAGGATATCTCAAAGAAGCTATAGCAGATGGGGAACAGTTCATGGAGGATTTTATAAATGACATGGATTCTGTAACCTACTTTAATAGTATAGACCAGCTTTGTTACAGTTATATGGAATTGAAAGATGATACGTCTGCTATGGAATGGATTAATGCAGGGTTGGAAAGTTATCATGAATTAGATACGACAGATCCTTTACTGACCCATCCGGAAATTGTACGATGCTTTACTAATTTTTATATCCATAAATCAAAAATTGAAGAACAGACAGGAATACAACCAGATCCAGCTATGGCTTCAAAAGAAGCTGATCGTATTTTGGAGGAAATGCCGGATAATCCAAGTATACTCATCAGCCGTTCCAATATTTTTTTAGAAGAAGAAAACTATGCAAAAGCGCTGGAATGTTTGCAGTATGCTATACATTTTGCGTCAGAACAAAATAAGATAAGATCTGCGCAGGTGGCTTTATACAATATGGGATATATTCAGGTTGCGAAACTTCGTGATGAAGCAACGGCATTTGAAAGTTTTGAACAGAGTATAGCTTTAGGAAATGAAGATTTCTGGTGCTGTTATTGGGCGGTTCACTGTGGGTATCATTTGCAGGAAAATGAAAAGACGGTTGAATATGCTTTGCTGGCTCTTCAGGCTTTGCCTCAACAGGATGGAGTAACCGCTGAAATTATTGCGGAGATTTATGAACATTTAGGAACAGCACAATTAGACTTAGCTCAATATTCTGAAGCAGCAGAAAATCTAAAATTGTCTTTACAGTACAATCATTCACCTATAGCAGAAGAAAATCTGAAAACTGCCGAAGCAGAAAATAAACGTAATTATTCCGGAGGCTTTTTCAAAAAAATATTTGGAAAATAA
- a CDS encoding DMT family transporter: MQIKLRGYLLGVLSAVSYGLIPIFILPIKQAHFSMDITLFYRFFFSAIIVGGYLIYSKQNFRINKKEALILAILGVCYALSSEFLFIGYDFLTPGIASTVLFIYPVIVALIMFFFYKEKLTKLSIASLFLAFAGVIVLCLKGNGFEINFAGLGIVMLSSLFYALYMVIVNKSKLKVSGFKLTFYSMLFTSVFFMSKSVIGHQSFAIPSITIFINFLIFAFLTTVISSLCLVYAIKSIGSTPVAILGALEPVVAVMVSVFMFNEKFTTNLLIGITLILLGVILNVISDRKSTVHL; encoded by the coding sequence ATGCAAATAAAACTTAGAGGTTATTTATTGGGGGTTTTGTCGGCGGTTTCATATGGATTGATTCCGATTTTTATCCTACCGATTAAACAGGCTCATTTTTCAATGGATATTACACTGTTTTACAGGTTTTTCTTTTCAGCCATAATAGTGGGTGGATATCTCATTTATTCTAAACAAAACTTCAGAATCAATAAAAAGGAAGCTTTAATATTAGCTATTCTGGGAGTATGCTATGCTCTTTCTTCTGAATTTTTGTTCATAGGATATGATTTTCTTACCCCGGGAATTGCTTCTACAGTTTTATTTATTTATCCCGTTATTGTAGCATTGATTATGTTTTTCTTTTATAAAGAGAAACTCACCAAATTATCTATTGCTTCATTATTTCTTGCCTTTGCCGGCGTCATTGTTTTATGCCTGAAAGGAAATGGTTTTGAAATCAATTTTGCAGGATTGGGAATCGTTATGCTCAGTTCATTGTTTTATGCCCTTTATATGGTAATTGTCAATAAATCGAAACTGAAAGTTTCCGGGTTTAAACTTACCTTCTACTCGATGCTTTTTACGTCTGTATTTTTTATGAGCAAGTCTGTTATTGGACATCAATCATTTGCAATCCCTTCGATAACTATTTTTATTAACTTTCTTATTTTTGCATTTCTTACTACAGTTATTTCCAGTTTATGTCTGGTGTATGCTATTAAGAGCATTGGTTCTACTCCGGTTGCTATTTTAGGTGCACTGGAGCCTGTTGTCGCTGTAATGGTAAGTGTCTTTATGTTTAATGAAAAGTTTACCACCAACTTACTGATTGGAATTACACTTATTTTACTGGGCGTAATACTGAATGTTATTTCTGACCGGAAGAGCACAGTTCACTTGTAA